GGCCGCCCATGAGCAGCGCGATGCCTGCCACGAATCCCGCCACGGCCAGGTAGACCCGCCGACGGGTGTAGGTGTGCAGGCCGGTTCCCTCGAGCGCTGACGCGAACTTGGGATCTTCGGCGTACAGCGCTCGCTCCATCTGCTCGAGCAGTCGCTGCTCGTGCTCCGAGAGCGGCACGGAGTCCTCCTACTCGTCGGTCGCGGGGCGACCGGTCCGCCACCCCTGGCTCGGGCCTGTGTGGTCCATATGCCCCACCGGTCTGGCCGTCATGCTTACCGGCTTTACCCAGATCATACGGTCCACGGCCGCGGTTCGGCGTGGTCAATCAGGCGTGGCTCGGGCCACCGCTCCGGCGGCCCGCACCCCTGCAACGAGCGGAGGGCCCGCTTGGTGCCCCCCGCGGCGGATCAGATCGCCTCGGCGAGCAGGTGGAGCTGGGTGGCGACGGCGTGGAAGGCGGGCTGCTCGGCGGCGGCCAGCTCCAGCTTGAGCAGGGCGTCGAGCGCGCCGGGCTCGGTGTCGACCAGGACGCCGGGGACGAGGTCGGCGAAGACCCGGATGCCGTGCACCGAGGCGACCCGCAGCCCGGCGCCGGTGGCCAGCGCGTCCAGCTGCTCGCCGGTGAAGCGGCGGGGCATCGGGTCCCCGGCGCCCCAGCGGCCGTCGGGGGCGTCCAGCGCGGTGCGGGCCTCGGTGAACTGGCCGGCCACCGCGCGGGCCAGCACCGCGCCGTTGCGGTTGGCGGCGAGCAGGCTGACCAGGCCGCCCTTGTCGAGGGTGGCGACCAGGTTGCCGAGCGCCTCGGCCGGGTCGTCGACGACCTCCAGGACGCCGTGGCAGAGCACCGCGTCGACCGATCCGGCCGGGACGAGTTCGGGCAGCGTCTGGGTGTCCCCCTGGACGGCCCGGACCAGCTCGGTGACGCCGGCCTCGGCGGCCCGGCGCTCCAGGGCGAACAACGCGTCGGGGCTGGGGTCGACCACGGTGACCCGGTGGCCCAGCCTGGCCACCGGCACGGCGAAGTTGCCGGTGCCGCCGCCGGTGTCGACGACCTCCAGGACCGGCCGTCCGAGCTCGGCGGAGCGCCGCTCCAGCGCTTCCCGCACCACCTCCCACACCACGGCGGTACGCAGCGCACTGCGGGGACGAGTCGGATACAAGGCGGCACCCCTCTTGGCAGGTCTTCCACGGCGGGAACGCCTCCACCTTATCCGCCGGGATCGACCGGCCGGGGCGCGGCGCAGCGCCGGACGGCAGGTACCGGACGTCAGGGGTGCAGGGCCAGGATCCGCTCCACGATGCGCAGGTACAGGGCGGTGTTGCGGATCAGGTCGTCCGCGTCCCGTTCGCCGGCGGCACCGGCGATGCCGGCCTCGGCGGCGGCCCGGCGGCGCGCCCCGGCCGCGAAGTAGGCGGCCCACTCGGCGAGCTCGGGGGCGACCTCGGGCAGCAGCTCCCAGGCCGGGCGGATCGCCTGGCGGCGGCGCGGGTGGCGCACCGGGCGGCCGCGGACGGCGAGCACGGCGGCGGTGGCGCGCAGCGCGGCGAGGTGGGCGGTGGCGTAGCGCTCCAGCGGGTCCTGTCGGCCGCGGGCGTGCACCAGGGTGCGGTGCGCGTGCCGGAGCAGTTCGAGTGCGGCCGGCGCGGCGGAGCCGCGGCGCAGCACCGGGTGGACGTCGCTGCCGCGGGAGGCGGGCAGGGTGGGCTGCTCGACGGCGGGTTGATCGACGGCAGGACGGACGACAGGCTCAGGACGGCTGATGGTCATGGGTCTCCCCCGTTCACTCCGGACCTTGCCCGGACCGGTCGGTCCGCGCATGCATCCATCGTGAACGGGGGGTCTGACAACTCGGGGTCCCCCGACCCCGTTCCAGTCGTCCCCCACGGCCGGTCTCCCCGGATTCCCCCCAGGGGGAGGGGCCGGGCTCCGCCGCCCCGTGTCGGCGGTGCCCGGCCCCCGTTCCGGCCGTTGGTCGCGCTCCGGGCCGTGGTGTCGACCGTCGTTCCCCCTGAACCCGACGGTCGGGCCCCGAGCGCTCCGGGTGGCTCCGCCCGGCGGCGGCCTTCCCGGTGCCCACCACTCTGCCGTCCGCCGGGGCCGCCGGGTATCCGTGCGGGTACTCAACCGGTGATCTGAGTACGGATACTCAGCCGCCCGCCGTTCGACCGCCCTCCCCCGCCCCGGGCCCGGCCCGGTACGGTGGCCGCGTCCCGCCCGAGGGCCGGGCGGACGCGTCGAAGGGGGCCGCCGTGGGGGCCGTTCCGCTGATCTTCACCAGCGGCTGGGCGAGCGGGATCAACGCGTACGCCGTGGTGCTGCTGCTCGGCCTGTTCGGCCGCTTCGGCGGGGCGGACTCGGTGCCGCCGGTGCTGGGGCGCACGGACGTGCTGCTGGCCGCCGGGGCGCTGTTCCTGTGCGAGGCGGTGCTGGACAAGATCCCGTACGTGGACAGCCTCTGGGACGCGGTGCACACGGTGGTCCGCCCGGTCGCGGGCGCGACGGTGGGCGCGCTGCTGGCCGCGCACGACCCGGGGTCGCTGGGCGAGGTCGCGGCGGGGGCGGTCGGCGGGACGACGGCGCTGCTCAGCCACTGCGTCAAGGCGGGCCTGCGGATGGCGGCCAACACCTCGCCCGAGCCGGCCTCGAACGTCCTGCTGAGCCTGGCCGAGGACCTCTCGGTGGCCGGCCTGGTGACGCTGGCGATCTTCCACCCCTGGCTGGCCGCCTCGGCGGCGGCGGTGCTGCTGGCCCTCGGCGTGCTGCTGGTGTGGTTCGCGGTGACCCGCATCCGGCGCTTCTGGCTGCGCCGCCGGGAGCGCCGGGCGCGTCGGCGGGCCGGCGGGGCGGTGGCGGCCGGCTAGCCCCGGCGGGCGGGGCCGACTAGGGCCCGGGGGCGCATAGGATCTTCTGCCATGGCTCGGATCATCGTCGTCGGCGCAGGCATGGGCGGTCTGGCCGCCGCTTCCCGGTTGGCCACCCTCGGGCACCGGGTGACGGTGCTGGAGGCCGCCGGGACGCACGGCGGGCAGGTGGGGCACCACCGCCGGGAGGGCTTCGGGTTCGACACCGGGCCGGGGCTGCTCGCGCTGCCCGCCGTCTACCGCGACCTGGCGCTGAAGACCGGGCGGGAGCCGCTGGAGCAGCTGGTCGCCCTGCGGCCGGTGGATCCGGAGAGCCGGCACCTGTTCCCGGACGGCACCGAACTGCTGCTGCCCAACGCCTCCCGGGACGGCGTGGTCCGGGCGCTGGACGCGGCGTTCGGCGCGGGGGCCGGCGCCCGCTGGGGCGAACTGGTCAACCGGGGCCGCACGGTGTGGGAGGCGACCCGCCGCCCGCTGCTGGAGGAGCCGCGCCCGGCCGTCGACCCGGCCGACCCGTACCCGGTGCCGCCGCGCCGCGGCCTGTCCCGGCTGCTGCCGCGCGGACGGCACACCCTGGCGGACGCGGCCCGCGAGCTGGGCGGCGGGCCGGGCCCGGCGGCGCTGCTCGGCGAGTACGCGCTGCGCTACGGCCTGGACCCGCGCACCGCGCCCGCCTCGGCGACCGTGCTGCCGTACATGGAGCAGTCCTTCGGCGTCTGGTACGTCGACGGCGGGCTGCGGGCGCTGGCCGACGCGGTGTTCGAGCGGTGCGGGAAGCGCGGCGCGGAGTTCCGCTTCGACACCCCCGTGCGGGCCCTGGAGCGGGACGGCGGGCGGGTGGTGGGCGTGCGCACGGACGCGGGGGTGCTGACGGCCGACGCGGTGCTCTGCTCCGTGCCCGGCCTGGGCGGCGCCGGGCCCGCCGCGCCTGCGCCGGGCCGGTTCACCGTGCTGCTGGCGCTGGACGGCGCCCGCCCGGCGGGCACCGCGCACCGCACCGTGGTGCACGCGGCGGACGGGGCGGCCGAGGCCCGCGCGGTCTTCACCGACGGCGTGCTGCCGGACCGCCCCACCGTGCAGGTGCTGCGGCCCGACGACCCGTCGCTGGTGCCCGGCCCGGACGCGGAGGCCGCCGTGCTGACCGTCACCGTGCCCGCCGGGCTCACCCTCGGCGACGCCGAACGGGACGCCTACGCCGGGGAGTTGCTCGCCCACCTGGCCGCGTCCGGCCTCGACCTGCGCCCCCGGCTGCGCTGGCGGGAGACCCGGCTGACCGCCTCCGTCCCGCCGCCCTCGCTGGCCGGCGGACACCTCGCGCCGGCCAACGAGCCCGGCCCGCCCGGCCTGTACCTGATCGGCGCGCACGCCCACCCGGGCGGCGGGCTGGCCCGGGTCGGGATGTCCGCCTCGATCACCGCCGGACTGCTCGGCCCAGCCTGACGGGGCGTCAGTACTGCTGCTGGTAGTACCAGTTCTGGTCCTGCTGCGGCTGCTGCTGCGGGACGTACGGCTGCTGGTACTGCTGCTGGGTGTACGGGTCCTGGTAGACCGGCTGCCCGTACTGGTCGTAGCCGATCAGCTGCAACTGCGGCTGCGGTTGCGGCTGTTGCGGGACGTACTGCTGCTGGTAGCCGTAGTCCTGCTGCTGGACGTAGCCGTACTGGGGCTGCTGCGGGACCTGGTAGGCGCTCTGGTCGTCGGCGTAGACGCCCGCGTCGAGCTGCTGGAACTCCTCGTACCCGGCGAACTGCCCGGCGTACGGGTCGTGGGCCTCGTACGGCTCGTCCTCGACCGGGCCGACCTCGCCGACCGGGACGACCGGCTCCGGGGCGGCGGCCGCGGCGGCCGTCCCGCCGGTGGCCGCGGCCAGCAGCGGGACCTTCGCCAGCGAACCGGGCAGTCGGCCGTCCGAGCGGCGCAGCGACCAGCCCACCGGGCGGCCGCGCCTGACCGCGCCCGTCACCATCAGCTGGCCGAGCCCGAAGCCGGCCGCGCCCGCCACTATCACCGGCACCGAGGAGGCCCGCATCCCGGCGACCACGCCGAGGAAGCCCAGCAGCGCGAGCGCCCGCCAGTGCAGCGGGGCCCGGTTCTGCAGCAGGAGTTCGGCGGTCAGCCAGAGCGCGACCAGGGCCAGCGCGCCATAGAGGAGCAGGTATCCGATGCCCATCCCCGCAACCTCCAGACGCCACCATCACCGCGCGGTTGCGGGCGACTGTACAGCCTCCGGACGGACACCACCTCATCCCGGGCACGGCCTTCTCGACGGGCCTGGACCAGCGCGTGCGCAGGCCTCCGCCCCGCGCGGCGGACTCCCCGCCGCCGGAGCCGGATCAGCGGGTGTGCAGGCCCAGGTTCTGGTAGATCTCCAGCGTCGAGGTGGAGTGGTTCAGCGTGATGAAGTGCAGGCCCGGGGCGCCCTCCGCGAGGAGCCGCTCGGCCATCGTGGTGGCGTGCTCCAGCCCCACCGCGCGGACGGCCGCCGGGTCGTCGACGACGGCCTCCAGCTTGCGGCGGAAGTCGTCCGGGAAGGCGGAGCCGGACAGCTGCGGGAAGCGCACCAGCTGGCGGCTGTTGGTGACCGGCATGATCTCCGGGATGATCGGCGTCTCGCAGCCGGCCGCGGCGACCCGGTCGCGCAGCCGCAGGTAGTCCTCGACCTCGAAGAACATCTGGGTGATCGCGTAGTCGGCGCCGGCCCGGCACTTGGCGACGAAGTGCCGGATGTCCTCGTCCCAGTTCTCCGAGCGCGGGTGCATCTGCGGGAAGGCCGCGACGCCGACGCAGAAGTCGCCGATGCCCTTGATCAGCTCGACCAGCTCGGCGGCGTAGGTGACGCCCTCGGGGTGGCGGACCCACTCGCCCAGCGGGTCGCCGGGCGGGTCGCCGCGCACCGCGAGCACGTTGCGCACGTTCTGGTCGGCGTACTGGCCGATGATGTTGCGCAGCTCGGCCACCGAGTGGTCGACGGCGGTGAGGTGGGCGACGGGGGTGAGCGTGGTCTCGGTGGCGATCCGCCCGACCAGGTCGACGGTGCGGCCGCGCGAGGAGCCGCCCGCGCCGTACGTCATGCAGACGAAGTTCGGTTCCAGGCACTCGACCCGGCGGATCGCGTCCCAGAGCTTGCGCTCGGCCTCCTCGTTGCGCGGCGGCATGAATTCGAAGGAGAAGGAGCGGTCGCCGGCCGCCAGCAGGTCGCGCACGGTCTGCGCGCGGTCGTTTCTGGTGGTGGGAATCCCGAGTGCCATGCTGGCAGGTTATCCGTCGGCGGCGCGGCCCGGACAAACAACGTCCATCTCCTGAGACGTCACTTGAGATTTTCGGCCAGCCGGTCGCGGGCCCGGTCGAAGGCCCCCGGCGGGCCCGGTCGCGGGCCGCCGGAGAGCGGGTGGAACGGCCCACCCTGCGCGGAGCGTTAATCTGACTGTCAGCCCCATCGATCCGGAGTCTCAGGTGCCCTCCTCCATCCGCCTTCCCCGCAACCCCGTCGACGCGGAGGACGTGCGCGACCGCGTGAACCGCACCCTCGGCACGTTCATGGTCGAGCGGGCGGCCCTGCTCTCCGGGATCTCCGACCAGCTCGGGCCGGTCTCCGACGCGCTGCGCGACTTCCTGCTGGACGGCGGGAAGCGGCTGCGCCCGGCGTTCTGCTACTGGGGGTGGCGGGCGGCCGGCGGCGCCGCGGACGAGCCCGGGATCGAGCGGGCGGCGGCCGCGCTGGAGCTGCTGCAGGCCAGCGCCCTGGTGCACGACGACCTGATGGACCGCAGCGACACCCGCCGCGGCCTGCCCGCCGTCCACCGCCGCTTCGAGAACCTGCACCGGGCGGGCGGCTGGCGCGGCGACCGCGAGCAGTACGGGGCGTCCGCGGCGGTGCTGCTCGGTGACCTGCTGCTGATCTGGTGCGACGAGCTGTTCCAGCGCTCGGGGCTGCCGACGGCCGCCGTGTCGGCCGCCAAGCCCGCGTTCGACCTGATGCGCACCGAGGTCATGCTCGGCCAGTACCTGGACGTGCTGGAGCCGGTCGCGGGCGACTCCACCGACGGCGGGGCGATCGACCGGGCCCGGACCGTCCTGCACTACAAGTCCGCGAAGTACACCATCGAGCGGCCGCTCCAGGTCGGCGCGCTGCTGGCCGGCGCCGCCCCCGGCCTGGTCGAGGCGCTCGGGAACTTCGGCCTGCCGCTGGGCGAGGCGTTCCAGCTCCGCGACGACCTGCTGGGCGTCTTCGGCGACCCGGCGGTCACCGGCAAGCCGGCCGGCGACGACCTGCGCGAGGGCAAGCGCACCCTGCTGGTCGCGCACGCCATGCGCGGCCTGGGCCCGGCCGACGCCGCCCACCTGGACGCCCGGCTCGGCGCGCCCGGCCTGGACGCCGGGGAGATCGCCGACCTGCGCGACCTGATCACCCTCAGCGGCGCCCCCGACCTGGTCGAGGCCCGGATCGACGCGCTGCTCGCCGAGGCGCTGGACGCCCTGGACGCGGCCCCGATCGCCGACGGCCCGACCCGCGAGGTGCTCCGGGCGCTGGCCGACGCCGCGACGGTCCGCAAGTACTGACGGGGGTCAGGCCCGCCGCCACCAGCGGCGCGCGGCCAGCGCCGCCAGCGCGGCCCCGCCCGCGTTCAGCAGCACGTCGTCGACCGAGGAGACCCGGTCCAGCCGCAGCACGTACTGGGCGAGCTCCACCAGCACCGAGCAGGCCGCGCCGAGCGCCAGCACCCGCCGCACCGAGGCGAGCGCGGCGAACCGCACCGGGGCGAGGAAGCCGAGCGCGGCGAACACCAGCAGGTTGCCGCCGATCTGGGCCACCGCGGTGGCGGGCGGGCCGGCCGCGACGACCTCCGCGATGTCGTGCAGCGGCACCAGGTTGACCCGGCGGCGCGGACCGCCCGGGTCGGCGCCGGGCAGCAGGATCATCCACACCCACGGCGCCGTCCCGTAGACCGCGCCGACCTCGGCCAGCGCCGAGCGCCGAGCCCACCCCGGCTCGACCCCGGCCGCCCGGCGGCGGCGGGCCAGCAGCCAGGCCGCCAGCACCGCCGCCGGCAGGGCGGCCGCGGCCAGGAAGACGATGCCGTTGACGGTGCCGACCCAGCCGTTCCACCCGGCGCGGTGGCCGCGGCCCAACGGCCGCTGGGCGAGGAAGGCGACGGCCGCCGCCGCGAGCAGCGCGGGAACGAGCAGGGCGGCCCGGCGGGTGCGGCGGGCGGGTGGCGCGAGGGGCTCCATGCCTGCACGGAGGGCGAACCGGGCCGCCCGGTTCCCGCCCGGGGGCCTGGCGCCCCCGCGTTCCGCCGGAGCGGGGACGGCCGTGCCGCCCGGCCGCGGCGACGGGACGGCCGCGCGGGGTTCCGGTCGCCGGCGGGACCTGCCCCGCAACCGGATCTCTCCCGTGCTCCGCTTCCGCCCCGTGCGGGGTCCGGCGGGGCGGGGCGCTCGACCGGCGGAGGAGCGCCCCGCCCGGAGGGCGCCTAGCGCAGGCGGGCGGCCAGCGCGGCCGCGGCCGCGCCGGGGTCCTCGGCGGCGGTGAGGGCGCGGACCACGACGATCCGGGTGGCACCGGCGTCCAGGACCTGCTGGAGGTTGTCCTGGTCGATGCCGCCGATGGCGAACCAGGGGCGCTCGGGGCGGCGCGCGGCGGCGTGGCGGACCAGGTCGAGGCCGGGGGCGGGCCGGCCGGGCTTGGTGGGCGTGGGCCAGACCGGGCCGGTGCAGAAGTAGTCGACGCCGGGCTCGGTGAACGCGGTGTCGACCTCGTCCTCGGCGTGGCAGGAGCGGCCGATCAGCACGTCCTCGCCGAGGATGCGCCGGGCGACGGCGACCGGCAGGTCGTCCTGGCCGAGGTGCAGCACGTCGGGCCGGGCGCCGTACGCGACGTCGGCGCGGTCGTTGACGGCCAGCAGCTTGCCGTGGCGGCGGGCCGCGTCGGCGAAGACCTCCAGGTGCTCCAGCTCCTGCTTGGCCTCCAGGGCCTTGTCGCGGAGCTGGACGACGTCGACGCCGCCCGCGAGCACCGCGTCCAGGAACTCGGGCAGGTCGCCCTGGGCCCGGCGGGCGTCGGTGCAGAGGTAGAGCCGGGCGTCGGCCAGCCGCTGCCGGGCGGTGGGCGCGGCCGTCACAGGGCCATGGCCTGGGCGCGGCGCTTCACCTCGGTGCCGCGGTTCTCGCGCAGGGCCTGGATCGGGCTGCCGGGCAGGGAGTCGTCCTCGGTGAACATCCACTCGAGGATCTCCTGGTCGGAGAAGCCGCAGTCGCGCAGCACGGTGAGGGTGCCGACCAGGTGCTTGACCGGGCCGTCGTCCTCGATGAAGTCGGCGGGGACCTGGAGGGACTTGTTGGGGCCGCGGCGGACGGCCAGCAGGGTGCGGTTGCGCACCATGTCGCGGACCTCGGTGATCACCACGCCCCACCGCTCCGAGATGTCGGGCAGGTACAGCCAGGCGGGGACCAGGGCGTCAATCTTCGGATCAATCTCGCTCACTCCCCCAGCCTAGGCGCTATCGGGCGGCGGCCTTCAACTGGACGGCGGGGTCGGCGGCGCGCGCCGGGTCCAGCGCGGTGCCGCGTTCGATCAGGCGGCGGCCCTGGGCCAGGTCGCGCGGGCGGTCGACGGCGAGCAGCGCGACCGGGACGCCGTCGCGCAGCCACAGCACCGTCCAGTCGGGGTCGGACGGGGAGCCGCGCCACAGCAGGTGGTCGGCCCCGGCGTGCCGGCCGGCGTACTGGACCGTCCGGCCGAACTGCTCGGACCAGAAGTACGGGACGGGGTCGTACGGGGCGTCGAGGGTGCCGAGCAGGGAGGCGGCGACGGCGGCGCCGGAGTGCAGGGCGTGGTCCCAGTGCTGGACGGCGAGCCGGGTGCCGGAGCGGGCGGAGGGGTAGGAGGTGCAGTCCCCGGCGGCGAGGACGCCGGGCAGGGCGGTGCGCAGCCGGTCGTCGACCGGGATCGTGCCGTCGGGGTCGAGGGCGAGCGGGCCGTCGGCCAGCCAGTCGGTGGCGGGGCGGGCGCCGATGCCGACCACGACCTCGTCGGCGGGCAGGTGGGTGCCGTCGGTGAGCAGCACCCCGCCGGCGGCGGCGCCGGCCACCGCGGCGGAGCAGCGCAGCTCGACGCCGGCGGCGGCGTACCAGTCGGCCATCAGGGCGCCGAGTTCGGCGGGCAGCGCGCCGGCCAGCGGGGTGGCGGCGGCCTCCACCACCGTGACCTCGCAGCCGAGCCCGCGGGCGACGGTGGCGGTCTCGGCGCCGATCCAGCCCGCGCCGACCAGCACGGTCCGGCGGCCGGGGGTGAGGGCGGCGCGCAGCGCGCGGGCGTCGTCGACGGTGCGCAGGGTGCGGGCGCCGGGCAGGTGGGGCAGGGTGCGCGGGGCGGCGCCGGTGGCGATCACCAGGGCGTCGTAGCGCAGTTCGCCGCGGTCGGTGCGCAGGACGCCGTCGTCGAGGCCGGTGGCGCGGCGGCCGGTGAGCAGCTCGACGTCGAGGCCGTGCCAGTCGATCTCGAAGGCGGTGGCGTCGGCCTTGCCGAGCAGGACGTCCTTGGAGAGCGGCGGGCGGTCGTAGGGGAGGTGCGGTTCCTCGCCGACCAGGGCGAGCGGGCCCCGCCAGCCCCCCTGCCGCAGGTTCAGGGCGGCCTGGGCGCCCGCTATGCCCGCTCCGACCACGACGACCCGGTCCGTTGCCCTCAGCTCAGCCACGCCGTCCACCCTACCCACCGCCGGGTGTCCGCCCCGGGCCCGCGCCTTCGGGTGCGCGGCGGCCCGGCGTTAAGGTGGGGGTGACTTCACTTCACACGGGAGCCCGGTGCACCGGGCTGAGAGGCGGGCTGTGGCGGCCCGCGACCGTCCGAACCTGATCCGGGTCATGCCGGCGAAGGGAGATCGAGCCGCTGTGGCACATTCCCGCGCGTTGGACGTGCTGGTGGTCGGCGGGGGCATCATCGGGCTGGGCGTCGCCTGGCGCTCGGCGCAGCGCGGCCTGGCGGTCGCGCTGGTCGATCCGTGGCCGGGCGGGGGCGCGGCGCGGGTCGCCGCGGGCATGCTCGCCCCGGTGACCGAACTGCAGTACGGCGAGGAGCCGTTGCTGCGCCTGGGGATGGCGTCGAACGAGCGGTACGCCGCGTTCGCCGCCGAGCTGACCGAGCTGACCGGGCTGGACACCGGCTACCGGGCCACCGGCACGCTGGCGGTGGCGCTGGACTCCGACGACCGCGAGGAGCTGCGCGAACTGCACGCCTTCCACGGCCGGCTGGGCCTGGCGTCCCAGTGGCTGACCGGCCGCGAGTGCCGCCGGCTGGAGCCGATGCTGGCCCCGGGGGTGCGCGGCGGCCTGCACGTCGCCGGGGACCACCAGGTGGACGGCCGCCGGCTGGCCGCCGCGCTGGTCGTCGCCTGCGAGCGCGCGGGCGTGGTGTTCCACCGGGCGGAGGCCGCCGAGCTGCTGGTCGAGGACGGCCGGGCGGCGGGCGTGCGGCTGTCGACCGGCGAGCGGGTGGCGGCCGGGCGCACGGTGCTGGCCGCCGGGTCGCGCAGCCACCTGCTGCCGGGCCTGCCGGCGGGGGTGCTGCCGGCGGTGCGCCCGGTCAAGGGCCAGGTGCTGCGGCTGCGGATGCCCACCGCGCACGGCCCGTTCCTGTCCCGCAACGTGCGGGCGGTGGTGCGCGGGCAGCACCTGTACCTGGTGCCGCGGGCCGACGGCGAGCTGGTGGTCGGCGCGACCACCGAGGAGCTGGGCCACGACACCACCGTCACCGCGGGCGGCGTCTACGAGCTGCTCCGGGACGCGCACGAACTGGTGCCCGGCATCACCGAGTTGCCGCTGCTGGAGATCGGCGCGGGGCTGCGTCCGGGCTCCCCGGACAACGCGCCGCTGCTCGGGCCGACCGCGCTGGACGGCCTGGCCGCCGCCACCGGGCACTACCGCAACGGGGTGCTGCTCACCCCGGTCACCGCGGACCTGCTCGCCGACTACCTGGCCACCGGTGAACTCCCGCCGCTGGCCGCCGACTTCACCCCTGACCGCTTCACCCCCAAGGTCCCCGCATGAACACCATCGCCCTGACCGTCAACGGCGAGCCGCGCACCCTGCCCGCCGCCACCACGCTGGACGTGGTGGTCGCCGAGGTGTCGGCCGCCAACACCGGCGTCGCCGCCGCCGTCAACGAGGCCGTGGTGCCCCGCAGTTCGTGGCCCGCCACGGCGCTCGGCGAGGGCGACCGGGTCGAGATCCTCACCGCCGTCCAGGGAGGCTGAACCATGGCTGACGACGCGCTGGTCATCGCCGGCACCACCTTCTCCTCCCGCCTGATCATGGGCACCGGCGGCGCTCCCAGCCTGGAGGTGCTGGAGCAGGCGCTGAAGGTCTCCGGAACCGAGCTGACCACGGTGGCGATGCGCCGGGTCGACACCGCCACCCAGGGCTCGGTTCTGGAGGTGCTCTCCCGCAACGGCATCCGGGTGCTGCCCAACACCGCGGGCTGCTACACCGCGGGCGAGGCGGTGCTGACCGCCCGGCTGGCCCGGGAGGCGCTCGAAACCGACTGGGTGAAGCTGGAGGTGATCGCCGACGAGCGGACCCTGCTGCCCGACCCGATCGAACTGCTGGACGCCGCCGAGACGCTGGTCGACGACGGCTTCACCGTGCTGCCGTACACCAACGACGACCCGGTGCTGGCCCGCAAGCTGGAGGACGTCGGC
The window above is part of the Kitasatospora sp. NA04385 genome. Proteins encoded here:
- the thiO gene encoding glycine oxidase ThiO, which codes for MAHSRALDVLVVGGGIIGLGVAWRSAQRGLAVALVDPWPGGGAARVAAGMLAPVTELQYGEEPLLRLGMASNERYAAFAAELTELTGLDTGYRATGTLAVALDSDDREELRELHAFHGRLGLASQWLTGRECRRLEPMLAPGVRGGLHVAGDHQVDGRRLAAALVVACERAGVVFHRAEAAELLVEDGRAAGVRLSTGERVAAGRTVLAAGSRSHLLPGLPAGVLPAVRPVKGQVLRLRMPTAHGPFLSRNVRAVVRGQHLYLVPRADGELVVGATTEELGHDTTVTAGGVYELLRDAHELVPGITELPLLEIGAGLRPGSPDNAPLLGPTALDGLAAATGHYRNGVLLTPVTADLLADYLATGELPPLAADFTPDRFTPKVPA
- a CDS encoding thiazole synthase, whose translation is MADDALVIAGTTFSSRLIMGTGGAPSLEVLEQALKVSGTELTTVAMRRVDTATQGSVLEVLSRNGIRVLPNTAGCYTAGEAVLTARLAREALETDWVKLEVIADERTLLPDPIELLDAAETLVDDGFTVLPYTNDDPVLARKLEDVGCAAIMPLGSPIGSGLGIRNPHNFQLIVEAANVPVVLDAGAGTASDVALAMELGCSAVMLASAVTRAQDPVLMAEAMRKAVEAGRLAHRAGRIPRRYYAEASSPTAGLADTRERPAF
- the thiS gene encoding sulfur carrier protein ThiS, with product MNTIALTVNGEPRTLPAATTLDVVVAEVSAANTGVAAAVNEAVVPRSSWPATALGEGDRVEILTAVQGG